One window of the Pyrus communis chromosome 17, drPyrComm1.1, whole genome shotgun sequence genome contains the following:
- the LOC137723160 gene encoding SH3 domain-containing protein C23A1.17-like, protein MHCCFFSIYPIDYHSLTTILSILSSTTLPLPRYSDFHLLFPATVFSALPAAATQLDPSPFPFLATVYPPFPLPRYSAPALPFLAVVFPPFPFPATVFPSFPLSRYSASTLPLSRCSVSTLPLSRYSVSHPSPFPLQCFPPFPVPFPTTVLPPFPFLAAVFPAFPRPRYNVSRPSPSPSPLQCFPPFPILATMFPCPPPSPL, encoded by the coding sequence ATGCATTGTTGTTTCTTCTCAATATACCCAATAGATTATCATTCTCTCACAACTATACTTTCCATTCTCAGCAGTACCACGCTCCCCCTTCCCCGCTACAGTGACTTCCACCTTCTCTTTCCCGCTACTGTGTTTTCCGCACTTCCCGCTGCAGCGACTCAACTCGACCCTTCCCCCTTCCCCTTCCTCGCTACAGTGTACCCGCCCTTCCCCCTTCCCCGCTACAGTGCTCCCGCCCTTCCCTTTCTCGCTGTAGTGTTTCCACCCTTCCCCTTTCCCGCTACAGTGTTCCCGTCCTTCCCCCTTTCCCGCTACAGTGCTTCCACCCTTCCCCTTTCTCGCTGCAGTGTTTCCACCCTTCCCCTTTCCCGCTACAGTGTTTCCCACCCTTCCCCTTTCCCGCTACAGTGTTTCCCGCCCTTCCCCGTCCCCTTCCCCACTACAGTGCTCCCACCCTTTCCCTTTCTCGCTGCAGTGTTTCCCGCCTTTCCCCGTCCTCGCTACAATGTTTCCCGcccttccccttccccttccccGCTACAGTGTTTCCCGCCTTTCCCCATACTCGCTACAATGTTTCCCTGTCCTCCCCCTTCCCCGCTATAA